A region of the Dysgonomonas mossii genome:
ACATCCTGCAAGAAAGCCCCATTTGAAGTCGGACGGATGTCCGGTATCACCGAAGAAACCGCAAACTAATGGTGCAAAGAACGAGCCTACATTTACTCCCATATAGAATATCGTATATGCCGAATCTTTGCGACTATCTCCCGGCTCGTATAGTTGGCCAACCATCGAAGACATATTTGGTTTAAAAAAGCCGTTGCCTAAGATGAGGAATCCCAATCCCGAGAACATTAACATGGTGGCTATGTCTATACTTTCGAGGAAGCTGCCCGATAGAAACAATAGAAATTGTCCGATAGCCATAAGCGAAGCCCCTACGATTATAGAGCGTCTGTTGCCCCAATAACGGTCGGCGATATAGCCTCCAATGAGGGGTGTGAGATAAACAAGCCCTGTATAACTTCCGTATATCTGCCCGCTATATGCTTTGTCAAACAATAATGCTTTGAGCATATATAGAGAAAACAATGCCCGCATGCCGTAATAGCTGAAGCGCTCCCACATTTCGGTGGCAAATATGAGATAGATACCTTTAGGATGCCCTTTGGCTGAAGCGGCTAATTCTGTCTCAGAATTCATGGATAGTCTAAAATTAAAAATGATTATTATTAAAATGAATAGACCCGGATTTTTGTTTATCCGGGTCTAATTCTTTATTTCTTTATGTTTGGTAATTCAAGCCCGTAGCCCTTTGCCTTATCCTCTCGTTTGAGTAATATGGCGACTATAAGTGCCAATATCCCAAAGGAGGTGAATATTATCATGGGTAGGGTATAGTCGTAGAGAGGGCTTACTATGCCTTCATTTGAAGTCTTCTCTCCAATGATACAATATTTGTTCAGTACCCAACCTATCAATAAGGGAACCCCACTAAGGCCTATATTCTGTACCCAGAAAATAAGTCCATAGGCTGTGCCTAGTTTGTTTTGTGGTATGATCTTCGGAACGGATGGCCACATCGCGGATGGAACCAAAGAGAAAGCAATACCTAAAACCACCATTAAAATAGCCGCAAACCACCAATAATTGATTGGTAAAGAAAGAAGGAAGTGTACTACTATCAACAGTATAGCTCCGATAGCCATAATAGTTGCACCTTTTCCTTTTTTATCGTAAATACCTCCAAATAATGGAGTTAAAAGAACTGTTCCAAAAGGTAAAATAAGGGGGATGAGTCCTGCAAGTTCAGGTTCAACATTGTACTTATTTATCATTAGGGAAGTCGCATATTTCAGAAATGGAAATACTGCTGAATAAAATAAAACACAAAGAAGAGCAATTAACCAAAATCCTTTGTTACTAATGATAAATAAAATGTCTTTAATCTTGAATGGTTCTTCAGGTTCTTCCTCAATATCTTTCAGTGAGGTATCCAGCTTTCTATCCATTACACAAAAAACTAAATATGAAATCAAACCTATACATAGGAATACTAGTCCTAAAAGGATAGGTGCAGAGAGGCTACCTAGCGTTTTTGATAAAGGTATTGCTGTTCCAATTGCTAATCCTGTACCTATACGTGCAACAGCAACTTGAATTCCCATTGCTAATGCCATTTCATGTCCTTTAAACCAACGAGCAATTACTTTAGTTA
Encoded here:
- a CDS encoding MFS transporter yields the protein MTEILRQKLSDSKAARWTVLGVVALTMFCGYYITDVMAPLMDMLQSELKWDANEYGIFTSAYGWFNVLLFMLIFSGMILDKLGVRRTGVIACILMIIGCTLKYYAVANPDVFTGTVLGIKSQVVAASIGFAIFGVGVETAGITVTKVIARWFKGHEMALAMGIQVAVARIGTGLAIGTAIPLSKTLGSLSAPILLGLVFLCIGLISYLVFCVMDRKLDTSLKDIEEEPEEPFKIKDILFIISNKGFWLIALLCVLFYSAVFPFLKYATSLMINKYNVEPELAGLIPLILPFGTVLLTPLFGGIYDKKGKGATIMAIGAILLIVVHFLLSLPINYWWFAAILMVVLGIAFSLVPSAMWPSVPKIIPQNKLGTAYGLIFWVQNIGLSGVPLLIGWVLNKYCIIGEKTSNEGIVSPLYDYTLPMIIFTSFGILALIVAILLKREDKAKGYGLELPNIKK